In a genomic window of Punica granatum isolate Tunisia-2019 chromosome 6, ASM765513v2, whole genome shotgun sequence:
- the LOC116212208 gene encoding uncharacterized protein LOC116212208 has product MPKKSSNVSRKAWRLLQLTLLWARKGGLFRRRLMVDLQVMHKFLKNIACVSNPRKDQIGYVGELELSFDKTPVVCVKMHRPGSMRFLMPYIPCINPQIDFDYDFDGDGVDGSYDSERKSFIEDGRLEYEQSNEAEEGEGIDLRAEEFIAKFYEQLKLQ; this is encoded by the coding sequence ATGCCGAAGAAGAGCTCGAACGTAAGTCGCAAAGCGTGGAGACTCCTGCAGCTCACGCTTCTGTGGGCCCGGAAGGGCGGCCTCTTCCGGAGGCGCCTCATGGTGGACCTCCAGGTCATGCATAAATTCCTCAAGAACATCGCATGCGTCAGTAATCCTAGGAAAGACCAGATCGGGTACGTGGGGGAGCTCGAGCTCTCGTTCGATAAGACCCCCGTGGTTTGTGTCAAGATGCACCGACCCGGCTCCATGCGGTTCCTCATGCCCTACATCCCCTGCATCAACCCTCAGATCGACTTCGATTATGATTTCGATGGAGATGGTGTCGATGGATCCTATGATAGCGAGAGGAAGAGCTTCATTGAAGATGGAAGGCTTGAGTATGAGCAGAGCAACGAGGCAGAGGAGGGAGAAGGGATCGACCTCAGAGCCGAGGAGTTTATTGCCAAGTTCTATGAGCAGTTGAAGCTTCAGTGA
- the LOC116210040 gene encoding phosphoribosylformylglycinamidine cyclo-ligase, chloroplastic-like: MTTSFGTNSELATGLSVSIKSSPQKPWLCLLCPCGASFRSDKRKFQLLSVNSRRKKSKAWTRSFSNDLGVVRAEIDCESLSYKKSGVDIDTGSELVKRIDKMAPGIGGFGGLFPFGDSCLVAGTDGVGTKLKLAFEMGIHETIGIDLVAMSVNDIVTSGAKPLFFLDYFAMSRLDVDLAEKVIKGIADGCQRSDCVLLGGETAEMPDFYKEGEYDLSGFAVGSVEKGSVIDGKSIVAGDILIGLPSSGVHSNGFSLIRRVIAQSDLSLRDPLPGEDVTVGEALMVPTVIYVKQVLDLISKGGVKGIAHITGAGFTDNIPRVFPDGLGAVIHTDSWPVPSLFKWIQEEGNIEDSEMRWTFNMGIGMVLVVSPEAAHRTLGDEGTIAYRIGEVVSGEGVSYC; encoded by the exons ATGACTACAAGTTTCGGAACAAATTCGGAGTTAGCGACAGGTCTATCGGTTTCAATCAAGTCATCTCCTCAAAAACCTTGGCTCTGCCTGCTCTGTCCCTGTGGAGCATCATTTAGATCCGATAAAAGGAAGTTCCAGCTTCTATCCGTAAATTCTCGCCGAAAAAAATCTAAAGCGTGGACGAGGAGTTTCTCTAATGATTTGGGTGTTGTAAGAGCTGAGATAGACTGTGAGAGTCTTAGCTATAAGAAATCCGGGGTCGATATTGATACTGGATCCGAGCTTGTCAAGAGGATTGATAAGATGGCTCCCGGTATCGGAGGCTTTGGAGGACTCTTTCCTTTTG GGGATTCTTGCCTTGTTGCCGGAACAGATGGGGtggggactaaactgaaactcGCTTTTGAGATGGGAATCCACGAAACTATTGGAATTGATCTG GTTGCTATGAGTGTGAATGATATTGTCACTTCTGGAGCGAAACCGTTGTTTTTCCTCGATTACTTTGCAATGAGCCGTCTTGATGTTGACCTTGCTGAAAAG GTAATAAAAGGCATAGCAGATGGGTGTCAACGATCGGACTGTGTCCTATTAGGAGGAGAG ACCGCAGAAATGCCCGACTTCTACAAAGAGGGCGAATATGATCTGAGTGGATTTGCAGTGGGCAGTGTGGAGAAAGGTTCAGTCATAGATGGAAAAAGCATTGTAGCTGGTGATATTCTTATTGGCTTGCCATCAAGCGGAGTTCATTCGAATGGCTTCTCACTCATAAGAAG AGTAATTGCTCAAAGCGATCTTTCATTGAGGGATCCGCTTCCAGGTGAGGATGTTACAGTAGGCGAGGCTCTCATGGTGCCAACTGTTATATATGTTAAGCAG GTTCTTGACCTTATCAGCAAGGGAGGGGTGAAAGGAATTGCCCACATCACGGGTGCTGGTTTTACTGATAATATACCTCGGGTGTTCCCTGATGGTCTTGGCGCTGTTATTCATACGGATTCTTGGCCAGTTCCTAGTCTGTTCAAATGGATCCAAGAG GAGGGAAATATTGAAGATTCAGAGATGAGGTGGACATTCAACATGGGCATCGGGATGGTCCTGGTAGTTAGCCCCGAGGCAGCCCATCGGACACTCGGTGATGAGGGAACGATAGCTTATCGGATCGGAGAGGTTGTGAGTGGGGAAGGAGTAAGCTATTGTTAG
- the LOC116210885 gene encoding uncharacterized protein LOC116210885 isoform X2: MTSRLRVTVSPLLTSIAGERGVISLKSKLPLLNSSPFEVEGLRQSLHESAGEDDDFSELGPPVKQGAGKRKTLRLKTEKVDFVKHGRKSSAGASSTVNVNPAKKVPSKSWKPFSNGYNKLEEIRSVFRGISNGSKRRGLDDADQPDIEYEKPVRPPAVEEKTVDDSHSSIHTRCSSETATIRISNICAETSDAALHVICSSCGPLLRIIRIGESAADAVFSIKDEADTPRILERLNYTIMDDCNWSAALESEEYAPAATEIKGCFVVEGREWSEHCMIRGNTECY; encoded by the exons ATGACGTCCAGACTCCGAGTCACCGTCTCCCCACTCCTCACTTCCATTGCCG GTGAACGCGGTGTCATCTCGCTCAAATCGAAGCTGCCACTGCTTAATAG CTCTCCATTTGAAGTAGAAGGGTTGAGGCAGTCATTACATGAATCTGCTGGTGAAGATGATGATTTCTCGGAGTTGGGTCCACCAGTGAAACAAGGAGCCGGTAAACGAAAAACTTTAAGACTGAAGACGGAGAAGGTCGACTTCGTCAAG CATGGCAGAAAAAGTTCAGCTGGTGCATCTTCAACTGTCAATGTGAATCCCGCCAAGAAAGTGCCCTCAAAATCATGGAAACCATTTTCAAATGGCTACAACAAG TTAGAGGAGATACGTTCTGTATTTCGGGGGATTTCTAATGGATCCAAGAGGAGAGGGCTTGATGATGCAGATCAGCCTGACATTGAATATGAG AAACCAGTGAGGCCACCAGCAGTGGAGGAGAAAACTGTAGATGATTCACATTCATCAATTCATACTCGCTGCTCTTCTGAGACTGCAACTATCAGAATCAGCAATATCTGTGCCGAGACATCCGATGCAGCTTTACATGTGATTTGCAGTTCATGCGGCCCTTTGTTGAGAATTATAAGGATCGGAGAGAGCGCTGCCGATGCTGTTTTTAGCATAAAGGATGAAGCAGACACTCCAAGAATTCTTGAAAG ATTGAACTATACGATCATGGATGATTGCAACTGGTCAGCTGCTTTGGAATCTGAGGAATATGCTCCTGCAGCTACAGAGATAAAAG GGTGCTTTGTTGTTGAGGGACGAGAGTGGTCCGAACATTGCATGATCCGTGGAAACACCGAATGTTATTGA
- the LOC116210885 gene encoding uncharacterized protein LOC116210885 isoform X1 — MTSRLRVTVSPLLTSIAGERGVISLKSKLPLLNSSPFEVEGLRQSLHESAGEDDDFSELGPPVKQGAGKRKTLRLKTEKVDFVKHGRKSSAGASSTVNVNPAKKVPSKSWKPFSNGYNKLEEIRSVFRGISNGSKRRGLDDADQPDIEYEKPVRPPAVEEKTVDDSHSSIHTRCSSETATIRISNICAETSDAALHVICSSCGPLLRIIRIGESAADAVFSIKDEADTPRILERLNYTIMDDCNWSAALESEEYAPAATEIKGNNQSKLGLEIFNRVHDLEKEITMKKLYCEDFLSLHEAIMRLES; from the exons ATGACGTCCAGACTCCGAGTCACCGTCTCCCCACTCCTCACTTCCATTGCCG GTGAACGCGGTGTCATCTCGCTCAAATCGAAGCTGCCACTGCTTAATAG CTCTCCATTTGAAGTAGAAGGGTTGAGGCAGTCATTACATGAATCTGCTGGTGAAGATGATGATTTCTCGGAGTTGGGTCCACCAGTGAAACAAGGAGCCGGTAAACGAAAAACTTTAAGACTGAAGACGGAGAAGGTCGACTTCGTCAAG CATGGCAGAAAAAGTTCAGCTGGTGCATCTTCAACTGTCAATGTGAATCCCGCCAAGAAAGTGCCCTCAAAATCATGGAAACCATTTTCAAATGGCTACAACAAG TTAGAGGAGATACGTTCTGTATTTCGGGGGATTTCTAATGGATCCAAGAGGAGAGGGCTTGATGATGCAGATCAGCCTGACATTGAATATGAG AAACCAGTGAGGCCACCAGCAGTGGAGGAGAAAACTGTAGATGATTCACATTCATCAATTCATACTCGCTGCTCTTCTGAGACTGCAACTATCAGAATCAGCAATATCTGTGCCGAGACATCCGATGCAGCTTTACATGTGATTTGCAGTTCATGCGGCCCTTTGTTGAGAATTATAAGGATCGGAGAGAGCGCTGCCGATGCTGTTTTTAGCATAAAGGATGAAGCAGACACTCCAAGAATTCTTGAAAG ATTGAACTATACGATCATGGATGATTGCAACTGGTCAGCTGCTTTGGAATCTGAGGAATATGCTCCTGCAGCTACAGAGATAAAAGGTAATAATCAGAGTAAGCTGGGCTTGGAGATTTTCAATCGAGTGCATGACTTGGAAAAGGAAATCACAATGAAGAAACTATATTGTGAAGACTTTTTGAGCTTGCATGAGGCCATAATGAGGCTTGAAAGTTGA
- the LOC116210886 gene encoding uncharacterized protein LOC116210886 has translation MEVVKHSSHHHALRPFTVREDNEGSMNCSGCEQDLSAGSAYRCTKPKCDFFLHSSCFCLLQQLNHGSHPCHTLTLHPTPPYPEKDFICNACGETSSAFTYHCSPCTYDLHVACAHLPMSVKREDHPHPLTLLFPSPDTEDVDKIPTCDVCYGTVTDQCWIYRCEQCDFHTHLTCATEAADQHEQPQSDALEEEGEDRGGGEASDDYDSLLEAQRQLELLRFQNQMSYQNAQFMMDMGRSLARLA, from the coding sequence ATGGAAGTAGTAAAACATTCCAGCCATCACCACGCCCTGCGTCCCTTCACAGTTCGGGAAGATAACGAGGGATCAATGAACTGCTCGGGGTGTGAGCAGGATCTCTCTGCAGGTTCGGCTTACAGATGCACCAAACCCAAATGTGACTTCTTCCTCCACAGCTCCTGCTTTTGCCTGCTGCAGCAGCTTAACCATGGATCCCACCCATGCCACACCCTCACGCTCCACCCTACCCCTCCCTACCCCGAGAAGGACTTCATCTGCAATGCTTGTGGCGAGACTAGCTCTGCTTTTACCTACCATTGCTCCCCCTGCACCTATGATCTCCACGTGGCCTGCGCCCACTTGCCCATGTCCGTGAAGCGTGAGGACCACCCTCACCCCCTCACTCTCCTCTTCCCAAGCCCTGATACCGAGGACGTTGACAAGATCCCTACCTGTGATGTCTGTTATGGCACTGTCACTGACCAGTGTTGGATTTACCGATGTGAGCAGTGCGACTTCCACACCCATCTAACCTGTGCCACTGAGGCTGCCGATCAGCATGAACAGCCCCAGTCGGATGCCTtggaggaggaaggagaagatcgaggaggaggagaagcttCAGATGATTATGATTCTCTGCTGGAAGCTCAAAGGCAGTTGGAGCTTCTTCGGTTTCAAAACCAGATGAGCTATCAAAATGCCCAGTTCATGATGGACATGGGACGCAGTTTAGCCAGATTGGCATAG